Part of the Yersinia hibernica genome, CAGGAGGCAACGCATGCAGATATTGTTGGCTAATCCACGCGGCTTTTGTGCCGGAGTTGATCGGGCTATCAGTATTGTTGAACGCGCGATCGAGATGTATGGCGCGCCAATTTATGTGCGCCATGAAGTGGTACACAACCGCTATGTAGTTGATAGTCTTCGGGAACGCGGTGCTATTTTTATTGAGGATATCTCTGAGGTGCCGGATGGCTCCATTTTGATTTTCTCGGCCCATGGTGTGTCGCAGGCTGTGCGGGCAGAAGCCCGTGCGCGTGAGCTAACCATGTTGTTTGATGCGACTTGCCCACTGGTGACCAAAGTTCATATGGAAGTTGCGCGCGCCAGTCGCAAAGGGAAAGAAGCTATCCTGATAGGCCATGCTGGTCATCCGGAAGTGGAGGGCACCATGGGGCAATACAATAACCCGAAAGGGGGCATGTATTTGGTCGAATCGCCTGATGATGTGTGGCAACTGAATGTTAAAGACGAGAACAATCTCTGCTTTATGACTCAGACCACTTTGTCAGTTGATGATACCGCCGCAGTGATTGATGCTTTACACCAGCGGTTCCCGAAGATTATCGGCCCACGTAAAGACGATATCTGCTATGCCACAACTAACCGGCAAGAAGCGGTGCGGAATTTGGCAAATGATGCCGATGTTGTCCTGGTGGTTGGTTCGAAAAATTCATCTAACTCGAACCGCCTGGCTGAACTCGCGCAGCGTATGGGGAAATCGGCTTATCTGATTGATTCTGCAGCTGATATCCAAGAGTCATGGCTAGAGAATGCGGCGTGCATTGGCGTCACCGCCGGGGCCTCGGCACCGGATATTCTGGTGCAGCAAGTTATTGCTCGCTTGCAAACCCTCGGGGCTGGCGGGTCTGTTGAACTACGTGGTCGTGAAGAAAATATCGTCTTTGAAGTTCCCAAAGAATTACGTGTTGAGGTTAAACAGATCGATTGATCTCGGCTAAGTATTCATCAGCAATATCAAGCAGCCCTTCGTGGCTGCTTTTTTTACCGGTAAATATCGTAATAACTGCATGAATATGCTTAATAAGCGCATTATGCTTGATGAAGGGTAATCGCACTGTAACCCGCTGAATGGGGCATTTGGCCGCTTACAAAGGCTATCGGCTTGAGGCGGCGGACGTGATGCAAGGAATTAAGTGGTTTCACTGATAAAAATGGGCGTATATCATTTTTTTCTAATACAGATTAAATAGGCTGGTAGAGTCCATGGCAGGCAGCTAATCTGAACCCTTGTCAGGGTAGATGACACAATATTGGGAGAACTAATGACTGATTCAACAATTCGTATCGCCGTTGTCGGCGCGGGTGGCCGCATGGGCCGGCAGCTTATCCAGGCAATTACACAGACAAAAGGTGTTGTACTGGGGGCTGCTGTTGAGCGGGTAGGTTCCACGTTAGTGGGAAGTGATGCGGGTGAATTGGCCGGTACCGGTTCACTGAATATCCAGGTAAATGATGATTTATCGAAAGTAACTGATCATTTTGATGTGTTGATCGACTTTACTCGCCCAGAGGGCACATTGGAACATTTAGCGATTTGCCGCAAACACCGTAAAGCCATGGTCATTGGTACCACTGGCTTTGATGATGCTGGCAAAGCCGTTATCAGTGCCGCCGCATCGGATATTGGCATTGTGTTCGCCGCCAACTTCAGTGTTGGGGTCAATGTGGTGCTTAAGTTGCTTGAGAAGGCCGCTAAAGTGATGGGGGATTACACCGATATCGAAATTATTGAAGCCCATCATCGCCATAAAGTGGATGCGCCATCGGGTACCGCGTTGGCAATGGGGGAGGCGATAGCCGAATCTTTAGGTCGGTCACTGAAAGATTGTGCCGTTTATAGCCGCGAGGGCCACACCGGAGAGCGTCAGCCGGGTACTATCGGTTTTGCCACTGTGCGCGCAGGCGATATTGTCGGGGAACATACCGCGATGTTTGCTGATATTGGCGAGCGGGTTGAAATCACGCACAAAGCGAGCAGTCGCATGACTTTTGCCAATGGGGCGGTTAAGTCTGCTATTTGGGTATCTAAGCACCAAAATGGCCTATTTGACATGCGGGATGTACTGAATTTAAACGAACTTTAATGGTGTAAAGTACAACCCGTGATGTGGTTGTTTTTATCATAATCATATGATAACAGGGCAATATTTTATTGTCCTTTTTTATTTAAATTGATAAATAATACAATTAATTATATTTTTTATTGTTAACATTTATTTTTATGTGTTTTCTATCTATTTTTTGTCTTTTATCCTCCCCGTTAAGCCCTATTACTCATTTTCATCACACCAGCGCGTTTTTTTTCAGTCACTCACCCTCGCAACCGTTTACTATATTAAGTTAGCATGTGTTTTTGCCACGGTAATCTACTCATTTTAATGAGAACGTTAAAAAACAGAGAAAAAATGGCACTTTGGCTAGACAAGAGCATCACTCATCATTAAAATGCGCCCAATTTGCCAAAAATTAGCTTTGAGGGCGGTTTTTGCATTGATTTAGGTCGCTAGGTATGAATTAATATGCAAATAATGTGACTGTTTATTCCTTGGAGGGTGTTTTGATTAAGTCAGCGCTATTGGTTCTCGAAGACGGAACCCAATTTCACGGTCGGGCCATCGGGGCAGAGGGTACGGCAGTGGGGGAAGTGGTCTTCAATACGTCGATGACCGGTTATCAAGAAATCCTTACTGATCCTTCCTACTCCCGCCAGATAGTCACTCTTACTTATCCTCATATCGGCAATGTCGGCACCAATGCCTCCGATGAAGAATCCTCCGCAGTACACGCCCAAGGTCTTGTCATTCGCGACCTGCCATTGATTGCCAGCAACTACCGTAATGAAGAAGGCTTAGCTGAATATCTCAAGCGCCACAATATCGTGGCAATTGCGGATATCGATACGCGTAAGTTGACCAGGTTACTGCGCGAGAAGGGTGCACAAAACGGCTGCATTATTGTGGGTGATTTGTCTGATGCTGCGTTGGCACTGGAAAAAGCCAAAGCATTTCCGGGCTTAAAAGGCATGGATCTGGCCAAAGAAGTGACCACCAAAGAGGTTTATCACTGGCTGCAAGGTAGTTGGACATTAGAAGGGGATTTACCGGCTGCGAAACAGCCAGCAGACCTCCCATTCCATGTTGTTGCTTACGACTATGGTGTGAAGCGCAATATTCTGCGTATGCTGGTTGATAGAGGCTGCCGCCTAACTGTTGTCCCGGCACAGACCCCAGCTGAAGATGTTCTGAAGTTAAGTCCGGATGGTATTTTCCTGTCCAACGGCCCAGGCGATCCGGAGCCATGTGATTATGCTATCGCGGCGATTAAACGCTTCTTGGATACTGATATCCCGGTGTTTGGTATTTGCCTAGGCCATCAGTTGCTGGCCCTAGCGAGCGGCGCAAAAACGGTCAAAATGAAGTTTGGTCATCACGGTGGCAACCACCCGGTAAAAGACCTGGATGCCAATTGCGTGATGATCACCGCGCAGAACCACGGTTTTGCGGTTGATGAAACCTCATTGCCCTCCAACCTACGCACCACACACGTTTCTTTATTCGATGGTTCTCTGCAAGGGATTCACCGTACCGATAAAGCAGCGTTTAGCTTCCAGGGGCACCCGGAAGCCAGCCCAGGGCCGCATGATGCCGCCCCGCTGTTTGATCACTTTATCGAGCTGATTAAAGCTCATCGCGCGACCGCGAGCCATACCAATAAATAATCAGGAGCGAATACCATGCCAAAACGTACAGATATAAAAAGCATCCTGATTCTGGGCGCAGGCCCGATTGTTATCGGCCAGGCTTGTGAGTTTGACTATTCGGGTGCTCAGGCTTGTAAGGCACTGCGCGAAGAGGGTTACCGCGTTATTCTGGTGAACTCTAACCCCGCCACCATCATGACTGACCCCGAGATGGCCGATGCAACTTATATCGAGCCGATTCACTGGGAAGTGGTGCGCAAAATCATTGAAAAAGAGCGCCCGGACGCAGTATTGCCAACCATGGGCGGCCAGACTGCACTGAACTGCGCATTAGAATTGGAGCGTCAGGGGGTGCTGGCTGAGTTTGGCGTCACCATGATTGGTGCGACCGCTGATGCCATTGATAAAGCCGAAGACCGCCGTCGCTTTGATATCGCGATGAAAAAAATTGGTCTGGATACTGCG contains:
- the ispH gene encoding 4-hydroxy-3-methylbut-2-enyl diphosphate reductase; amino-acid sequence: MQILLANPRGFCAGVDRAISIVERAIEMYGAPIYVRHEVVHNRYVVDSLRERGAIFIEDISEVPDGSILIFSAHGVSQAVRAEARARELTMLFDATCPLVTKVHMEVARASRKGKEAILIGHAGHPEVEGTMGQYNNPKGGMYLVESPDDVWQLNVKDENNLCFMTQTTLSVDDTAAVIDALHQRFPKIIGPRKDDICYATTNRQEAVRNLANDADVVLVVGSKNSSNSNRLAELAQRMGKSAYLIDSAADIQESWLENAACIGVTAGASAPDILVQQVIARLQTLGAGGSVELRGREENIVFEVPKELRVEVKQID
- the dapB gene encoding 4-hydroxy-tetrahydrodipicolinate reductase, with translation MTDSTIRIAVVGAGGRMGRQLIQAITQTKGVVLGAAVERVGSTLVGSDAGELAGTGSLNIQVNDDLSKVTDHFDVLIDFTRPEGTLEHLAICRKHRKAMVIGTTGFDDAGKAVISAAASDIGIVFAANFSVGVNVVLKLLEKAAKVMGDYTDIEIIEAHHRHKVDAPSGTALAMGEAIAESLGRSLKDCAVYSREGHTGERQPGTIGFATVRAGDIVGEHTAMFADIGERVEITHKASSRMTFANGAVKSAIWVSKHQNGLFDMRDVLNLNEL
- the carA gene encoding glutamine-hydrolyzing carbamoyl-phosphate synthase small subunit, giving the protein MIKSALLVLEDGTQFHGRAIGAEGTAVGEVVFNTSMTGYQEILTDPSYSRQIVTLTYPHIGNVGTNASDEESSAVHAQGLVIRDLPLIASNYRNEEGLAEYLKRHNIVAIADIDTRKLTRLLREKGAQNGCIIVGDLSDAALALEKAKAFPGLKGMDLAKEVTTKEVYHWLQGSWTLEGDLPAAKQPADLPFHVVAYDYGVKRNILRMLVDRGCRLTVVPAQTPAEDVLKLSPDGIFLSNGPGDPEPCDYAIAAIKRFLDTDIPVFGICLGHQLLALASGAKTVKMKFGHHGGNHPVKDLDANCVMITAQNHGFAVDETSLPSNLRTTHVSLFDGSLQGIHRTDKAAFSFQGHPEASPGPHDAAPLFDHFIELIKAHRATASHTNK